One genomic window of Nicotiana sylvestris chromosome 10, ASM39365v2, whole genome shotgun sequence includes the following:
- the LOC138880051 gene encoding uncharacterized protein: MEVLEERKCTLEQQLRVMASELAVEKASSNQASKDKNLFESSFAEQLSKDIEEIIGLKALLNEKEVYAGELVQTLTQTQEDLRVSSNKVKFLESSLAPLQSSYDAALAEREELKSEIEHWEKDYEALEDKAAVEASWVTLNTRHDTLMEVSQEGFNLDAELVKIKDTIEKTQQSQSFSSPMADTPENVKADPGAVDVPAPSDQIEPSTIDDAILNSSSELAP, from the coding sequence atggaagttttagaagaaagaaaatgtaccttagagcagcagcTAAGAGTCATGGCATCAGAGCTAGCAGTTGAGAAAGCTTCTTCCAACCAGGCAAGCAAGGATAAGAACCTCTTCGAATCATCTTTTGCTGAACAACTCTCCAAAGATATTGAAGAGATCATAGGTCTAAAGGCTTTGTTGAATGAGAAAGAGGTTTATGCTGGTGAGCTTGTTCAAACGCTCACCCAGACCCAAGAAGATCTCCGAGTGTCTTCTAACAAGGTCAAGTTTTTGGAGAGTTCACTTGCCCCTTTACAGTCTTCTTACGATGCTGCTTTGGCTGAGAGGGAGGAACTCAAGAGTGAAATTGAACATTGGGAAAAAGACTATGAGGCTCTTGAGGACAAGGCCGCTGTTGAAGCAAGTTGGGTCACTTTAAACACGCGCCACGATACTCTTATGGAGGTAAGCCAGGAAGGTTTTAACTTGGATGCTGAGTTAGTAAAGATTAAGGACACAATTGAAAAAACTCAGCAAAGTCAAAGCTTTTCTTCACCTATGGCTGATACTCCCGAAAATGTTAAAGCTGATCCTGGTGCGGTGGATGTCCCAGCTCCTTCTGATCAAATCGAGCCTTCTACTATTGATGATGCCATCCTGAATTCTTCTTCAGAACTTGCTCCATAG